The genomic DNA GCGGGACGCCGCGTGGCGCTTGCCCCCGGTTCGCGCGTGATGGAAACGGGCGGTTACAAGGGCCGCTCCCGCGAGCTTGCGCCGGGCCGGTTGCACGAGATCATGACGCGGCAACTCGGCGTCGCTCCGCGCGACATCGTGCGCGAATACGGCATGAGCGAACTCAGCTCGCAGGCCTACGGCGGCGCGGCCGGCGGCGGGTTCCGCTTTCCGCCGTGGGCGCGCGCGCTCGTGGTGTCGCCCGAGACGGGACGGGAGGTGGCCGAGGGTGAAACCGGCTTGCTCCGCGTGGTGGACCTCGCCAACGTCTGGTCGGTGATGGCGATTCAAACGGAGGACCTCGCGGTGAGGCGCGGCTCCGGGTTCGAGCTGGTGGGACGCGCTGCGCCCGCCGAGCCGCGCGGCTGTTCGCTGATGGCGGCCTGACATGAGCCCGGCGCCCCATCGCTCCCGCACGCTTGCGCTCGCCGCGGTGCTGCATGCCTTCACGCACATCTACCAGGTGGCGCTCATGCCGCTTTACCTGCCGATCGTCGCAGACCTCAAGCTCGAGGGAGAAGGTCAGGCGACGCTGCTGGTGACGGTGATGCTCGTGGCGTATTTCGGGCCCGCGTATCCGGTCGGGATGCTCGCGGACAAATTCAGCCGCACGACCCTGCTTGGCTGGGGCCTGCTGCTCAACGCCGTGGCTTTCATCGCGCTCGCCTTCGCGCCGAACTACGCCGTCGCGCTCGCCTGCGTCGCGGTGTCGGGCGTGGGCGGCAGCTTTTTCCATCCGTCGGCGACGGCGCTCGTGGCGCAGCTCTACCCGGTGGGGACCGGCCGCGCGCTCGGCCTGCTCGGCGTGGGTGCGAGCCTCGGGTTCTTCGTTGGGCCGCTGTTTTCCGGTTGGCGCGCGGAGACCACGGGCAGTTGGCGCGCGCCGGTGCTCGAACTCGGCGTGCTGGGCGTGGTGATGGCCGGCGTGTTTGCGTGGGTTGCGAGGGAAGTGCGCGCCACGGGTGCTTCCACGAAGGAGCCGCCGCGGCCGGTCCCGGCCCGGATGTTCAACACGCGCGCGGCGTGGGTGCTGTTCGTCGGGGCGGCGCTGGCGTTTGGGCTGCGGGATTTCGCGGGTCACGGGATGGCCAGCCTCGGCTCGCTGTTTCTGCAGAAGGCGCACGCGTTCTCGGTGAAGGAAGTCGGCGCGGCGCTCGGCGCGATGTATCTGCTCTCGGCCCTGAGCAACCCGATCTTCGGCCACTTCAGCGACCGCGGGCGGATTCGATGGACGTGCGCCGTGCTCTTGGCGAGCGCGGCGCTCATCGCGGTGTATCCGCACCTCGCGCGCGGCGGGCTGGTGCCGGTGTTTCTGCTGTATGGATTCTTCCTCATGGCGAGCTACCCGATGGTCGAGGCGGCGTTGATGGAGTCGGTGCCGGACTCGGTGCGCGGGCGGGTGTTCGGCCTGTTCATCACCATCGGCGGCATGGTGGGCAACACCTCGCACGCGCTCGCGGGCCGGCTCGTGGAAAACCTCGGCCCGCGCGCCTCGGACCCGCCCGCCTACTTCAGCGTGTATGCGGGACTTTCCGGTTTGATGGTCATCTCGCTTGCGGGCCTCGCGTGCCTGCACTGGCTGCGGCGCGCGGAGCAGGCGGCCCGCGATGCCGGCGGTCGCGGGCCGGCCGTCCTGCCTTCCACCGCGGGCGAACCATCCGCCGCCTCATGACGCTGCCCAATTATTTCCTGGCCGACCTGCCGGTGGGGACGGTCTTCAGCGCGGAGATGATCCGCGAGGCGTGCCTCACGTTGAAGCGCAACCGGCTTCAATACCTTGCCGTGCGCCGCACGCAGAGCCTGGTCCGCGCGCTCATCCTCACGGCGGAAAACTGGCTGGACGACGAGTTCCCGCTGCGCCGGCTTGCCGCGCAGGAGGGCCCCGCGCAGACGGGGTTTTCGCAGGCCACGCTGATGGGCGGGCTCGACGCGTATTTCAAGCAGCTCAACGGCGAGCATATCGAGTCGCTGCTGCTGCAGGAGCTCGGGCATTTGCAGCGCCTCGACGGGATGGCGTCGCCGCCGAACGAGCACCGCTCGCAGCGCTTCGCGATGGCCACCGGGCCGGACCTGCTGGTGCACATCACCGGCGGGCTTGTGCCCAATCCGGTCATCAACAACCTCGTGCTCGGCCTGCTGCTGCGCTCGGCGCAGTTCGTCAAGTGCGCGCGCGGGACGTCGTTCATCCCGCGCCTCTTCGCGCATGCGTTGCGGCAGACCGAGGCCAAACTTGGCGCGTGCATCGAGATCGCCGAGTGGCCCGGCGGCACCGAGGAACTCGAGCGCGAGCTGTTTTCGCAGGCCCGGTGCGTCACCGTGATGGGTTCGGACGAAACCCTGCAGGCCGTCCGGCAGAAACTCCCGCCGCGCGTCAGCTTCGTCGGCTACGGCCACCGCGTCAGCTTCGGCTACATCACGCGCGAAGCGCTCAGCGGCTGGCGCTTCAAGAAAATCGTCGCGGCCGCGGCGGACGACGTGACCGCGTGGAACCAGCTCGGCTGCCTCTCGCCGCACGCGTTTTACGTCGAGGACAACGCGACCGGCGACGCGGAGCAGTTCGCGTCGCAGCTCGCCGCGGAGCTCGACCGCCGCGAAGCCGCCGAGCCGCGCGGACCGGTGGATGCCGGGGCCGCGTCGCGCATCGCGATGATGCGCGGCTTCTATGAAGTCCGGCAGGCGCACAGCCTCGGCACGCGCCAGTGGGCCAGCGAGGGTTCGACCGCGTGGACGGTGATTTTCGAGGTGGACCCGCGCTTTCAAGTGTCCTGCCTGAACCGGTTCATCTACGTGAAGGCCACGCCCGGCTTGAAGGAAGCGCTCGAGGGCGTGGACCGTTTCCAGGGGCAAGTCTCGACGGTCGGCGTGGCGGCGGGCGAGACCGAGCTCGAGGAAATCGCGGCGCAACTGGCGCACTGGGGCGTCACGCGCATCTGCCCGCTCGGCCGGATGCAGCACCCGCCGCTCACATGGCGTCACGACGGCCGTCCGCCGCTCGGCGACCTGGTGACATGGACCGATTGGGAACAGTGACCGCCGTCGCTGCCGATGACTTTGCACTTTGAACCTTCAACTTTGAACCCACGCCCCGCGCCCATGCACATCGA from Verrucomicrobiota bacterium includes the following:
- a CDS encoding MFS transporter, producing MSPAPHRSRTLALAAVLHAFTHIYQVALMPLYLPIVADLKLEGEGQATLLVTVMLVAYFGPAYPVGMLADKFSRTTLLGWGLLLNAVAFIALAFAPNYAVALACVAVSGVGGSFFHPSATALVAQLYPVGTGRALGLLGVGASLGFFVGPLFSGWRAETTGSWRAPVLELGVLGVVMAGVFAWVAREVRATGASTKEPPRPVPARMFNTRAAWVLFVGAALAFGLRDFAGHGMASLGSLFLQKAHAFSVKEVGAALGAMYLLSALSNPIFGHFSDRGRIRWTCAVLLASAALIAVYPHLARGGLVPVFLLYGFFLMASYPMVEAALMESVPDSVRGRVFGLFITIGGMVGNTSHALAGRLVENLGPRASDPPAYFSVYAGLSGLMVISLAGLACLHWLRRAEQAARDAGGRGPAVLPSTAGEPSAAS